TCATCGAGTCCGATCAAACCCTCTTCGAAAGCGTCATGAAGAAGCCCCGAAACAATGCTCTCTTCATCCAATCGCATCTGAGCCAATATGCCGGCTACAGCCAATGGATGGTCGAGATAGGGCTCCCCCGCCAGACGAGCCCGCCCGTGGTAGACCCTTGCGGCGAAGACATAAGCCTTCTCCAGGAGCAAAATATCCGCCTTGGGATAATACTCCAGTACCCTATCGACAATCTCAAAGAATCTCACAGTCTTTTTCCAACCACCTAATCCTGGATCTTTTCTCCGGTGATTTTTTCCACTTCGTTCAGCAATCGTGTGATCAGTTCCGATTCGGGGATTTTCTCGACGCGTTCTCCCTTTTTGAAGAGAATCCCCTGCCCCCTGCCCCCCGCAATTCCCACATCGGCTTCCCTGGCTTCTCCCGGTCCATTCACCACACATCCCATGATAGCCACTTTCAGGGGAGTCTTCACTTTTCTGAGCATCCGTTCGGCTTTCTCAACCAGAGGGATCAGTTCGATCTCCGTACGTCCGCAGGTGGGGCAGCTGATCAGTTCCACACCGCGATCGCGAAGCTTCAACGCTCTGAGGATGCTGTAGGCGACGGGGATCTCCTCTTCCGGGTCCCGGGTGATGGAAACACGGAGCGTGTCCCCGATTCCTTCAAAGAGCAGAATCCCTATTCCGAGGGCCGACTTCACCGCACCATCCACGAGAGTCCCCGCTTCCGTAACTCCCAAGTGCAAGGGATAATTCACTTTTTCAGCCAGAAGCCGGTAAGATGCAATGGTATTCAGTACATCGGAAGACTTCAGCGAAACTTTAATGAGATCGAAATCATGATCCTCCAGAAGGCGGATGTGGCGCAGAGCGCTCTCCACCATGGCCTCCGGAGTCGGATGCCCGTATCGGGCCAGGAGGTCCTTTTCAAGGGACCCGCTGTTGACTCCAATGCGAATGGGCACCTGACGTTCCTTCGCTGCTTCCGCCACCTTGGCCACCTTATCCGCACCACCGATA
This region of Desulforhabdus amnigena genomic DNA includes:
- the ispG gene encoding flavodoxin-dependent (E)-4-hydroxy-3-methylbut-2-enyl-diphosphate synthase, which produces MKSLQRKHVTRQIHVGSVPIGGGAPVVVQSMTNTDTRDGRATVAQIRRLEDAGCEMVRVAVLDEVAVEQLPRIKKEIGIPLVADIHFDHRLALGALAAGVDGLRLNPGNIGGADKVAKVAEAAKERQVPIRIGVNSGSLEKDLLARYGHPTPEAMVESALRHIRLLEDHDFDLIKVSLKSSDVLNTIASYRLLAEKVNYPLHLGVTEAGTLVDGAVKSALGIGILLFEGIGDTLRVSITRDPEEEIPVAYSILRALKLRDRGVELISCPTCGRTEIELIPLVEKAERMLRKVKTPLKVAIMGCVVNGPGEAREADVGIAGGRGQGILFKKGERVEKIPESELITRLLNEVEKITGEKIQD